The DNA sequence AGGTAGAAGTCATACAAAATCAAAGCTAATCTGGAGACACAACCAGTGTGTCAAAGCATCAACGTTCAATGACATCTCATGTATATGGTGAGATGCAACCAGTATCTATGGTGTCTACATTTGTCTAAAGAAATGGCACCATTTGACAATATCCATCATTTTCTACTGCTTGTTGTAGGGGCACTATTCAAACCAAAGATGCCTTACATATCAAATCATATCATATCTGAACAGAACTTTTTCAAAAATTGTCTTTCTACACCTCTCCAGATTTTCTACAAGAATCCCAGATATGTGCTCTTTATTCACCTGGTGATCAATGACATGGTCCAAGTGATGCTGACTGCCATCCTGTTCATCATCAGCTACACCATCTACAAACTCAGTGTCTCCGTCTGCTGCATCTTTATGCTGCTCGCTCTCTTCACTACTGAAAATTCCCCTCTGAACCTGGCTTGCATGGCAGTGGAGTGCTACATAGCCATCTGTTTCCCTTTGCGCCATGCTCAGATTTGCACTGTCCAAAGAACTTTAATCTTGATCAGTTTAATTTGGATGACCACAACATTGTCTGTCCTTCCTGATCTCTTCATCACCTTGGCCACAGAACCCCTAGATTTTTTTCATTCTCGTGTGTTTTGCCTCAGAAACACTGTCTTCCCACATCCCCTCATCATCCAGAAGAGGGATATAACATATGCAGTGTTCCTAGTTATAGTTTGGGTTACTATCATTTACACTTACTTAAAGATCCTATTCACTGCAAAAACAGCGAGCAAAGATGCCAAGAAAGCCAAAAACACAATCCTCCTGCACGGgtttcagctgctgctgtgcaTGGCAACATATGCAGCTCCTCACTTAACAAATGCTCTGCAGAAATGGTTCCCTACGAATTACACTGATTCCCTCTTTGTGGTCTATGTTACAGTGCAAATACTGCCACGATCCATCAGCCCCATTATCTACGGCATTCGTGACAAGACTTTTAGGAAGTTCTTGAAAGGGAATC is a window from the Pelmatolapia mariae isolate MD_Pm_ZW linkage group LG5, Pm_UMD_F_2, whole genome shotgun sequence genome containing:
- the LOC134627546 gene encoding odorant receptor 131-2-like; the protein is MNASSANVTVVLQYRDSFAKAVTKNLIVVVLGISISYINANLIHTFCKHQIFYKNPRYVLFIHLVINDMVQVMLTAILFIISYTIYKLSVSVCCIFMLLALFTTENSPLNLACMAVECYIAICFPLRHAQICTVQRTLILISLIWMTTTLSVLPDLFITLATEPLDFFHSRVFCLRNTVFPHPLIIQKRDITYAVFLVIVWVTIIYTYLKILFTAKTASKDAKKAKNTILLHGFQLLLCMATYAAPHLTNALQKWFPTNYTDSLFVVYVTVQILPRSISPIIYGIRDKTFRKFLKGNLLCKITVGAAWARQEPAPVPIPQRMCRGVISVSSTGPAGGGGRGGGQGASPAGGGGGA